The Oceanibaculum nanhaiense DNA segment GAGACCGTGCCGGAAGCCTCGCTGCGTGAGGCGGAAACCGGCGTTGTCGTGCTGATGGAGAATGATGCCGACGACCGGGTGCGCGCTCTGGTCCGGCTCGACGGGTTCGCCGATGCCTACCTCTATGTCGGGCGGTTCGTTGACAGCAAGGTTCTGGCCCATATGGACCAGACAGAGGCGGCGGTCGAGGAATATCAGCGCCTGCAGGGCCGGCAATCCAGCCTGCAGATCACCTTCGTGATGATTTTTGTCGTGGTGGCGCTGCTCATGCTGCTGGCTGCCGTCTGGGTTGGGCTGAACGTGGCGGCGGAGCTGTGGCGGCCGGTGCGCAACCTGATCGGCGCGGCGGAACGGGTGCGCGCCGGCGACCTGACCGCCCGGGTGGCGGACGAAGACAGTACCGACGAGCTGGGCGTGCTCAGCCGGGCCTTCAACCGGATGACAAGCCAGCTTGAGGAGCAGCGGCAGGAGCTGATCGACGCCAACCGGCAGCTCGATACGCGCCGCCGCTTTACCGAGACGGTGCTGGCCGGTGTTTCGGCCGGCGTCATCGGCCTCGATGCAGAGGGACGGATCAACCTGCCCAACCGATCCGCCTCTTTGCTGCTGGATCAGCCGCTGGAACGGGCAATTGGCCTGCCGATTGGCGATGTTGTGCCGGAGATGGCGGAATTGCTGGCCGTGGCGCAGGCGCGCCCGGACCGCGATCAGGAACGCGAGGTCATCCTGCAGGGCGAGGCGGGGCAACGCACGCTGTTGGTGCGGATCACGGCGGAGCGTGGCGACAGCAATGCCGAGCAGGAGCGCGCGCTGGGCTTCATCCTTACCTTCGACGATATCACCCAATTGATGACGGCACAGCGCAAGGCCGCCTGGGCCGATGTGGCGCGCCGCATCGCGCACGAAATCAAGAATCCCCTTACCCCGATCCAGCTTTCCGCCGAGCGGCTGAAGCGCAAATATCTGGGTGAAATCGTCTCCGACAAGGAAAGCTTCGTCGCCTGCACCGAGACGATCATCCGTCATGTCGGGGATATCGGCCGCATGGTCGATGAATTCTCCGCCTTCGCGCGGATGCCGGCTCCGGTGCTGCGCAACGAAGCTCTCGACGCGCTGTGCCGCGAGACCCTGATGCTGTATCGCAGTGCCCACCAGGATATCCGCTTTGTGGCCTCCCTGCCGGACGAGCCGGCTACCGTATGGTGCGACCATCGCCAGGTCCGGCAGGCGCTGACCAATCTGGTGCAGAACGCCATCGAATCGATTGAGGCAAGGCGGGAAACCGATCTCCGGCCCGGTATTGTCCGGCTGGCAGTGCTGCACAGGCAGGGCCAGGTTGAGCTGCATGTCGAGGACAATGGCAAGGGATTGCCCAAGGATGTCCGGCATCGCCTGACCGAACCCTATGTGACGACGCGCGAGAAGGGCACGGGGTTGGGGCTCGCCATCGTCAAGAAGATCATGGAGGATCATGGTGGCGACCTGGTGATCGAGGATCGCCGGCGCAGCGGTGCACGTGTCCGGTTGATTTTCCCGGGGCGGGATGTAATCTCCGGCCACAATGGTAAATCCAGCACCGAGGCAGAGACTGCCCGTTCGCCCGATTCCGGCCAGGGTTCAGGCCCAGGCTCTGGCGACGACACCCCTGAGTTAGCGGTTATTCATGGCGCATGACATCCTGATCGTCGATGACGAGGCGGATATTCGGCAGCTTATCTCCGATATTCTGGAAGATGAGGGCTATCGCACGCGGATGGCGGCGAACTCTGACGAGGCGTTCGAGGTTATCGCGACCCGCCTGCCGCATCTCGTGATCCAGGATATCTGGCTGCAGGGCAGCCGGCTGGACGGGCTGCAGATTCTCGACCGCGTGAAGCACGATCATCCGAACCTGCCGGTGGTGATGATCAGCGGCCATGGCACCATCGAGATGGCGGTCAGTTCGATTCAGCGCGGTGCCTACGATTTCGTCGAAAAACCGTTCAAGACCGACCGCCTGCTGCTGCTGGTCAAGCGCGCCATCGAGGATGCCAGCCTGCGCAAGGAGAATGCGGAACTCCGGCTGCGCGGCGGCCCGGAGATGGAGCTGACGGGTACCTCGCCTGCCGTTCTGAATCTGCGCCAGTCGATCGAGAAAGTGGCGCCGACCGGCAGCCGGGTACTGATTACCGGCCCGGCCGGGTCGGGCAAGGAAGTGGTGGCGCGGATGGTCCATGCGCGCTCCCGGCGCAACAATGGTCCTTTCGTGGTGCTGAATTGCGCCACCATGCATCCCGACCGGCTGGAACTGGAGCTGTTCGGCAGCGAAAGCGAGCAGGAAGGCAATGGCGGGCGGAAGATCGGCACTTTCGAGCAGGCCCATGGCGGCACGCTGCTGCTCGACGAGGTGGCCGACATGCCGCTGGAGACTCAAGGCAAGATCGTCCGCGTGCTGCAGGATCAGACCTTCGAGCGTCTGGGCGGCCGCCGCCGCGTCGAGGTGGATGTCCGTGTCATCGCTTCCACCAACCGCGATCTTGAGCAGGAGATGCAAGAAGGCCGGTTCCGGCAGGATCTCTATTACCGGCTGAATGTTGTGCCGCTGCGCGTCCCGTCCCTGCGCGACCGCCGGGATGATGTGCCGACCCTGATCGCCTATTTCCTGGCTCGTGCGGCGGAACAGGCCGGTCTGCCGGTGCGCCAGATCAGCGAGGATGTGATCGCGGCGCTGCAGGTCTATGAATGGCCGGGCAATGTGCGCCAGCTGCGCAATCTGGCGGAATGGATGCTCATCATGGCGCCCGGCGACGCGCGCGAGCCGATCCGGATCGAGAATCTGCCGCCCGAGATCAGCGCCACCGCACCGGCGGTGACACGGCTGGACAAGGGCAGCGAGATCATGAATCTGGCGCTGCGCGAGGCGCGTGAGCTGTTCGAGCGCGAATATCTGATGGCGCAGGTGAACCGGTTCGGCGGGAATATCTCGAAAACCGCGGCCTTCGTCGGTATGGAACGGTCCGCGCTGCACCGGAAGCTGAAGTCACTGGGCGTACCGGCCACGGAACGGGCGCCCAAGCTGGTTTCCTGATGTCCGGCACCTGCCGGAGACCAGGCCGAAAGGATAGGCAACAGCCATGAACGTGATTATCTGCGGCGCGGGGCAGGTTGGCTCCAGCATCGCCCGCTATCTGTCCTCCGAGGGCAATGACGTTACCGTCATCGACCAGTCGCCGGACCTGATCCGCAAGATCAACGACACGCTCGACGTGCGCGCCTTCGTTGGCCACGCCTCGCATCCCAGCACGCTGGAGATGGCGGGTGCCAAGGAGGCCGACATGCTGATCGCGGTCACCTATGCGGACGAGGTGAACATGGTCGCCTGCCAGGTCGGCCATTCCCTGTTCCAGGTGCCGACCAAGATCGCCCGCATACGCAGCCAGAATTATCTGCAGCCGGAATGGGCGGATCTGTTCAGCCGCGAGAACATGCCGATCGACGTCATCATCTCGCCGGAGGTGGAGGTCGCGCGCCATATCGGCCAGCAGCTTCAGGTGCCCGGCGCCTTCGACATGCTGGCGATGGCTGATGGCAAGGTGCGGGTTGTCGGCGTCCGCTGCGGTGACGACTGCCCTGTGCTGAACACGCCGATGCGCCAGCTCGCCAGCCTGTTCCCGGATCTGAACATGGTGGTCGTTGCGATCATCCGGAACGACAAGGTGATCGTACCGTCCAGCGAAGACCAGATGCTGGCCGATGATGAGGTCTATTTCGTCTGCGATACCGGGCATCTGGCCCGGGCCATGGCCGCCTTTGGCCATCAGGAACCGGAAGCGCGCCGCATCATCATCGTCGGTGCCGGCAATATCGGCCTGACCCTGGCCCAGAATATCGAGGAAAATCAGGCTGGCGTCAGCGTGAAGCTGATCGAGGTGTCGCCCGAACGTGCCAAGCGGGCGGCTGGCCAGCTCGCCAAGACGATGGTGCTGGCGGGCAGCGCGCTGGACCCGGAAATCCTCGAAGAGGCGAATATCCGCAGCACGGAGACCTTCGTCGCGGTCTCCAACGATGACGAGGTGAACATCATCAGCGCGCTGCTGGCCAAACGCTATGGCTGCGAGCGCGCGGTGACCCTGATCAACAATCAGCCCTACGGCCCGCTGGTCACGGCGCTGGGGGTGGATGCGGTGGTCAATCCGCGCTCCATCACGGTCTCGACCATCCTGCAGCATATCCGCCGCGGCCGTATCCGGGCCGTCCACTCGCTGCGCGAGGGGGTGGGCGAAGTGATCGAGGCGGAGGCGCTGGAAACCTCCACCATGGTCGGGGTGCCGCTGCGCGAGGCGAAGCTGCCGAACGGTGTCATTGTCGGCGCCATCCTGCGCGAAGACGAGCTGGTCGTGCCGCGCGGCGACACCAGGATACAGGCCAAGGACAGGATCATCCTTTTTGCTGCCAGCAATGCGGTAAAGAAGGTGGAGAAGCTGTTCTCGG contains these protein-coding regions:
- a CDS encoding sensor histidine kinase NtrY-like, translating into MSDDALEQARREDGARKDGTGSAGMTHFWRHLGHWAERVRLGRKVALLLIVAALVSGVVTYAALTDSGPVGPDPNTIFVLMNVNLLLLLLVGMVVSYRLVQLWLERRRGLAGSKLHLKLVTLFALVAVIPAIIVAVFSALFLNFGVQSWFDERVRTAVNESREVAKAYLAEHQKTIRADVLAMAADLNREALNLSANPRRLTAFISAQAQVRALAEAVVFDSTGYILAQSALSFAMHFETVPEASLREAETGVVVLMENDADDRVRALVRLDGFADAYLYVGRFVDSKVLAHMDQTEAAVEEYQRLQGRQSSLQITFVMIFVVVALLMLLAAVWVGLNVAAELWRPVRNLIGAAERVRAGDLTARVADEDSTDELGVLSRAFNRMTSQLEEQRQELIDANRQLDTRRRFTETVLAGVSAGVIGLDAEGRINLPNRSASLLLDQPLERAIGLPIGDVVPEMAELLAVAQARPDRDQEREVILQGEAGQRTLLVRITAERGDSNAEQERALGFILTFDDITQLMTAQRKAAWADVARRIAHEIKNPLTPIQLSAERLKRKYLGEIVSDKESFVACTETIIRHVGDIGRMVDEFSAFARMPAPVLRNEALDALCRETLMLYRSAHQDIRFVASLPDEPATVWCDHRQVRQALTNLVQNAIESIEARRETDLRPGIVRLAVLHRQGQVELHVEDNGKGLPKDVRHRLTEPYVTTREKGTGLGLAIVKKIMEDHGGDLVIEDRRRSGARVRLIFPGRDVISGHNGKSSTEAETARSPDSGQGSGPGSGDDTPELAVIHGA
- the ntrX gene encoding nitrogen assimilation response regulator NtrX, whose translation is MAHDILIVDDEADIRQLISDILEDEGYRTRMAANSDEAFEVIATRLPHLVIQDIWLQGSRLDGLQILDRVKHDHPNLPVVMISGHGTIEMAVSSIQRGAYDFVEKPFKTDRLLLLVKRAIEDASLRKENAELRLRGGPEMELTGTSPAVLNLRQSIEKVAPTGSRVLITGPAGSGKEVVARMVHARSRRNNGPFVVLNCATMHPDRLELELFGSESEQEGNGGRKIGTFEQAHGGTLLLDEVADMPLETQGKIVRVLQDQTFERLGGRRRVEVDVRVIASTNRDLEQEMQEGRFRQDLYYRLNVVPLRVPSLRDRRDDVPTLIAYFLARAAEQAGLPVRQISEDVIAALQVYEWPGNVRQLRNLAEWMLIMAPGDAREPIRIENLPPEISATAPAVTRLDKGSEIMNLALREARELFEREYLMAQVNRFGGNISKTAAFVGMERSALHRKLKSLGVPATERAPKLVS
- the trkA gene encoding Trk system potassium transporter TrkA, giving the protein MNVIICGAGQVGSSIARYLSSEGNDVTVIDQSPDLIRKINDTLDVRAFVGHASHPSTLEMAGAKEADMLIAVTYADEVNMVACQVGHSLFQVPTKIARIRSQNYLQPEWADLFSRENMPIDVIISPEVEVARHIGQQLQVPGAFDMLAMADGKVRVVGVRCGDDCPVLNTPMRQLASLFPDLNMVVVAIIRNDKVIVPSSEDQMLADDEVYFVCDTGHLARAMAAFGHQEPEARRIIIVGAGNIGLTLAQNIEENQAGVSVKLIEVSPERAKRAAGQLAKTMVLAGSALDPEILEEANIRSTETFVAVSNDDEVNIISALLAKRYGCERAVTLINNQPYGPLVTALGVDAVVNPRSITVSTILQHIRRGRIRAVHSLREGVGEVIEAEALETSTMVGVPLREAKLPNGVIVGAILREDELVVPRGDTRIQAKDRIILFAASNAVKKVEKLFSVRLEYF